The following is a genomic window from Penaeus chinensis breed Huanghai No. 1 chromosome 7, ASM1920278v2, whole genome shotgun sequence.
TATAATACGAATTgccataatgatataaatgaagatGTATAATCGATTCCgagaatatataaaacattcatgCAGGATATTTGCGTAATTTAACtgatataacatatgtgtataatatatatatatatatacacactcacacatatatatatacatatatatacatatatatacatatatatatatatatatatatatatatattatacatacacaacacacacacacaatatatatatatatatatatatatatatatatatatatatatatacacacacacacacacatacacatatatacacgctgaATATGAGTAAATACACAATAATTCCTATCACAGAATATTCATAACCCTCATTTCCACACCACGCTGGCGATTCACTGGTACTGCTTGACATCCAACATGTCTAGGAGCTCCTCGCTCCCCAGGGAGTAGTCCGACTTCTTCCACTCCTCCAGGGTGTCTCTGAGGGCGATCTTGGTCTGCTTGCGCGGGACGCCCTTCTCGCCGATCATGTTACCGTTGACTGGGAACCGCGGGATCTCCCAATTCTTCAGGTTCTCCAGGAAGTCCACTCGCCCGACGTACTTAAGGAGTTCGCTGGTGAGCAAGAGCCCCACGTCCTTGTTCCTTCTCTCGCCGATGACGATGTCGACCAGATGGTCCTTGACCTCCTTGAAGGAGCTCGCCTGCAGCGCGAAGTCCCGGTGCTGGATGACGTGCAGCAGCAGGTCGCGCTCCCTCTTCGAGCACTTGACTCGCGCGATGAACCTGATGGCTTCCTCCTCGCTGGCGAAGCCCGCGGCGAGCAGCGTCATGTGGTGGACTTCCGAGCTTGGAATGCTGGCCTCCCGGCACCGCCTGTACACGGCCTTGACGCCGGCGCAGTCAAAGTTCTCGGGGAATCCGATGTAGGGGCCGACGCCGCACTCGGCCATCATGACGAGCAGCTCCCCGCCGTGGTTCCCGCTGATGATCTTCTGCAGCTCGACCCAGATGCGCTCGCCGGCGATCTTGGCGAGCCCCTCGGCGTTGGCCTTAATGCTCTCCAGGACCTTGGCGCTGTGGTTGTCCGAGCGCTCAGCGATCCTCCCGTAGAACCGGAAGTAGCGCAGAATCCGCAGGTAGTCCTCCCTGATGCGCGTGTCCGCATCGCCGACGAAGGTCACGAATCGGTCGCTCAAGTGCTTGCTGCCGTCGAAGAAGTCGTAGACGGTGCCGTCGAGGCCCAGGAACATGGCGTTGATGGTGAGGTCCCTGCGGTTGGCGTCCAGCTCCCAGTCCTTGGTGAACTCGACCTCCGCGTGCCGCCCGTCCGTCTCCACGTCGATCCTGAGCGTCGTGCACTCGAAGTTGCACTCCTCCAGGCGCGCCGTGACCGTGCCGTGCTTCTCCCCGCCGGCGTTGATCATCCGCACGCCCTCCGCGTCGAACATGCTCTTCATCTCGTCGGGCGTGGCCGTCGTGGCGAAGTCCAGGTCGTGCGGCGTCTTCCCCATTAGGAGGTCGCGCACGGCGCCCCCAGCGATGCGGAGCTCATAGCCGTGGGTGGAGAAGAGCTGAGCCAGCTGCCGCACCTCCGGGCTCAGCACCTGCGCCATCTGGTCCTCACTCAGCCTCATCGTGTGCAGCTGGTTCTGCGGGGACAGATAGTTAGGGTTCAGGAAACGGGTTTTAAATAAAATTTGACCCCCTTCAATAAAATCTATATTGCAGAAAATTGAAAAGGAATATATAACGGCTCATCTGCTTCAAGAACCCACGATACCTTGACGAAATGGATATACGAAACTATTTTGCGATTTTACCGTTGTATCTCCATCCACATTGCAAGGCTTAGTTCTATAACCAGACAAAGCAACAAACTAAGCAACAATTCACGTGGCACAATATATCTTCTTGTTTCCATTTCCatgcataataaataaatatatatatatacatataaataaatatcagtatattAAGAATGACTGGGAGACAGTAAAAcattataagtgtgtatatgtgtgtgtgtgtgtgtgtgtgtgtgtgtgtgtgtgtgtgtgtgtgtgtgtgtgtgtgtgtgtgtgtgtgtgtgtgtgtgcgcgcgcgcgcacgcgcgtgtaacatatatatgtataatatatacacatacataaatttatacatatttacacatataacatatatatatatatatatatatatatatatacattatacatacatatatatgtatatatacatatatatgtatgtatatatatatatatatatatatatatatatatatatatatatatgatgtgtgtgtgtgtgtaatatatattttatatacaatacataaatatatatatatatatatatatatatatatatacaccttatatacatacatacatctgtgtatatatatatatatatatatatatatatatatacacacacacacacacacacatatacatatacatacattatatttatatatacacatatatctatctatctataaatgtatgtatatgtatatatatatgtatatatgtatgtatgtatgtgtgtgtatatatatatatatatatatatatatatatataaatatacatagattacatttacacacacacacacacatacacacacacacacacacacacacacacacacacacacacacacacacacacacacacacacacacacacacacacaaacacacacacacacatatctattatatatatatatacatatatatataatatatataaatatatatatatacatatatacataatatacatatttaataatatatatataaatatatatctacaaaatatatatacatatatatatacatatatataaaatatataatatatataaatatatacacatatatatataatatatataatatatatatatacatatataatatatatacatatatataatatataaatatatatataatatatatatataatatatataacaatacatataatatatatataaaataatatatataatataatatatatatatatatatatataatacatatatatatatatatatatatatatataatacataatatatatatataatatatataaacatatatataatatatatataatacatagaatatataatatataatattatatatacatatatatatatataatatatatatataatatatatatatatataatacataatatatataatataatataatatatatatatatatatatatatatatatatatatatacataatatacatatttaataaatatatatatgaatatatatctacaaaatataatatacatatatatatacatatatatattatatatacatatatatattatatatacatatatatatatatatatatatatatatatatatacacacatacatataatatatatataaaataatatatatatatataatatatatatatatataatatatatatatatatataatatatatatatatatatatatatatatatatatgtatatatataatacataaaatatatataaatatatatatataatatatataatacatacaatatatatatataatatatataatatatatataatacatatatataatataatatataatatatatatataatatatatatatttaataaatatatctatatgaatatatatctacaaaatatatattatatatataatacatataatatatatatatatatatatatatatatatatatatatatatatatattatatgtattatatatattatatatattatatgtattatatacatatatgcatatatatatgtatatatatgtatataatacatataatattatatacatatatatatatatatatatatatatatatatatatatatatattatatgtattatatgtattatatatatttatatatatttatgtatatatatgtatataatgtatataatatatatatatatatatatatatatatatatgtatattatatatatacatatatatatatatatatatatatatatatatatatatatatatatatatatatatatatatgtatataatacacacacacaaacacacacatatgtataatatttaattatatatgtatatatcttaatgGCAATAATCATTAGACAAGCAATAACAAATGAGGCAATAGAATATCACCCTAAATATTAAAAAGAGACCAATTTCCATAAGTCATATTAAGCATCTGTAAGATAGTATAAattgtggggggaaaaaaagaaagaaggagaagaaggagaagaaggagaagaagaagaagaagaagaagaagtagaagaagtagaagaagtagaagaagtagaagaagtagaagaagtagaagaagaagtagaagtagaagaagaaaaatccaaATTTAATATGTGAAATTCATTCATTTCTACAAACAAAAGGAGAatattctttttttgtctgtttttcatcTTCATCCACATGCTTTGTTGTTTCATAAGACAATTCTAATCTACACGCTTGTAGTTACCATGCTCCTTTGGACTAATAAAATTCAACATATGTATTCTAACATTTCTTTGGAATATGTGACAACTCTTCACAAACATTATTGGTACTCCATTCCTTCCTACGTACATATAATGTACTTAAAGTAGCAAGTGTTCCTCTATTCTGGTACACTCTACGTAAAGATGTAACTCTCTTTAAAGGGTATATCCTCATTAGAAATTAAATCTGGTAAAgacaatgacaaaacaaaaaaataggttTCCAATTCTAACAGAATGGGAAATACATCAAGAGCAGCATACTTTAAGAACTGCTGAGCATTAATTAATTTCTATGTCTTCTCAATAACAATCTTATTCTtaacaaaaaatttaaattttgatTAACTACAATCATATACTGGTAACATTcgattcagatatacatatagtacaaGGTAAAAAGTACATAAACCTGATATAGCAGTTAACTCtacgttatttatttatctattcatttacttattcatttatttattactactatttattttttttgttctatgaCCCATTGATGCCAGgcaggtatatatgtacaatccCAGTCAACTGTTATTTTAGTTACTCACTTTTGTGTACACAAAGTTTGCTCCTGAAGTGCTTTGTCACTAAGGAATCATTTATCCGACATACCTGATATCActtaattacattttttcttgattttcagagctatcattacataaaaaaaataaaaaaaataaaaaataaagacaattatgataaaaataaaagtaacaataataataataataatattttaaaaattcaatAAACAGGGCTATCAGGAGAGATCAGGTGAGATCAGGTAAGCCCACTGACAGACACCTTGGTAACTAAGCATTTGTAGTCATCttaatgtaaacaaaattcacaaaacaaaactacagtggactgTGCATGTACCTGACACCAATGCATTAAGCAATGTATGGCCAATGGGATcttaaaagacaaacaaattggCCTTTCTGAATAATGGCCATAGTGTATCCAGTGACATTTGCATATCTTAAAAATCAAATCACTTTTCATTTGTATtgttttcacaaaaaaataaaacaaatcatacaAGTCCATGAATCTATCAATTCTATAACATACATATGTCCAAAACAGTGATTGTATCTGCTTTCCATTTACCATTGATAAATTATAACTTAAATTGGTGAATCAAGTACAACGCTTTAATAATCCCTGCTCTAATGAAGGGGTTGGTATATCATGTATAGCGAAATCAACATAAATCCTCTTTGAATAAAATATTAGCGGGAAAACATTCATCAGTCACCTTGACATTTCTGAGTAAATATAGATGAATGCTCAACTTGATACTTCTTAATCTAATATTGTTTCTGATTAAACTAAAAGAATAAAGTAATTATATGTTATACGATAAAGTTTTTCCCAGTTTTAAATCATTCATCCaacaaaaaaccttttttttaaattaattttctaacaacacaaacatagacatacacaaacagacttcCTTGCTACTGAATTAAAAACGGCTGAACTCCAAAAACCGAATAGCGTACAGCATCTATCTGCAGGTTCTCGGCAGGAGGTTTGCACTGTGCCATTAGCAAGGTCTTTTACAGTTATAGCTCGAAGGCATGAATTCTTTCTGCTTTTGCTACCTTGTCCGCAAACCATAGTCCaacattgtgattttttttattcaacccATTAGATCATACAAGCAACTAACGGCTTTGGTTCCATCACTCAGGATTCGTTGAGTATCTCTTCTGCTTTTGACCGATTTACTAACCACGAGCGCATTTAGCGAAGGGGAGATTAAATGCAAGAAAGTTTTCCGGGCGAGGAACTCACGTGTCGCAATTCGAGCCAACATCGCCGAGGCAATCAGCTGATTCGTGTAAACAAACCTCTAGTTTCTTTTAGGAGGAATATGCGGTTTTGCGGAGGACATGAAATGATAGctgtgtttttttaattattgaagAAGGTGGTTAGTaaggagaaaatagaataatTGCACTATTGTTGATTTTATATGTGAAAATAAAATGACGTCACGATTTAAATCCCACGTTGGCCAATCAGAAAAGCTTATTTGGGACTGAACCAATCAGCGAGAACCATATCTCCGCGCGGACCAATCAGCGAGTAGCGCGGCCTTTTTGACCGTTGACCACGTGACCGCCGGGCGGTTTGAAACTCAGTGTCGAGTCGGCGTCGCTTGAGAGAGGACCTGTTTTGAGGAGATTTCACAGTGAAAAAAGCCACACATTCTTGAATATCCGGTTGATTTTTGTCCATCATGTCTTTGAGAACTACCACACATCTCACCAGTGTAAGTTTCAAGTTGGGGAAACGGAAGAAGGGGCGAGAAAAGCGTAAGAAAGACGGAAGTCGCACCGCCTCGGCGCCACGAGGCTTGGGTACGCGCCGGCCGTTTAAATGCCCCGGAATTTAAATCTTTGTTTCCAAGGCGCCTTCGCTCGaggttttttccccctcttctgccGCTCTTTCTATTGAACTATATCGCCATCAGTATTAAAATCTTCCCGTGCTCGGCTTTCCTTAGCGCGATGATGAAAGGAGCTTATTGTCAGGAATATTTGAATTGCCGTATTCTGTGgcggttatttttttgttttgttttcgtatcTTTTGATTATATTCATCCA
Proteins encoded in this region:
- the LOC125027096 gene encoding CCA tRNA nucleotidyltransferase 1, mitochondrial-like isoform X2 codes for the protein MLARIATREFLARKTFLHLISPSLNALVVSKSVKSRRDTQRILSDGTKANQLHTMRLSEDQMAQVLSPEVRQLAQLFSTHGYELRIAGGAVRDLLMGKTPHDLDFATTATPDEMKSMFDAEGVRMINAGGEKHGTVTARLEECNFECTTLRIDVETDGRHAEVEFTKDWELDANRRDLTINAMFLGLDGTVYDFFDGSKHLSDRFVTFVGDADTRIREDYLRILRYFRFYGRIAERSDNHSAKVLESIKANAEGLAKIAGERIWVELQKIISGNHGGELLVMMAECGVGPYIGFPENFDCAGVKAVYRRCREASIPSSEVHHMTLLAAGFASEEEAIRFIARVKCSKRERDLLLHVIQHRDFALQASSFKEVKDHLVDIVIGERRNKDVGLLLTSELLKYVGRVDFLENLKNWEIPRFPVNGNMIGEKGVPRKQTKIALRDTLEEWKKSDYSLGSEELLDMLDVKQYQ
- the LOC125027096 gene encoding CCA tRNA nucleotidyltransferase 1, mitochondrial-like isoform X5; its protein translation is MRLSEDQMAQVLSPEVRQLAQLFSTHGYELRIAGGAVRDLLMGKTPHDLDFATTATPDEMKSMFDAEGVRMINAGGEKHGTVTARLEECNFECTTLRIDVETDGRHAEVEFTKDWELDANRRDLTINAMFLGLDGTVYDFFDGSKHLSDRFVTFVGDADTRIREDYLRILRYFRFYGRIAERSDNHSAKVLESIKANAEGLAKIAGERIWVELQKIISGNHGGELLVMMAECGVGPYIGFPENFDCAGVKAVYRRCREASIPSSEVHHMTLLAAGFASEEEAIRFIARVKCSKRERDLLLHVIQHRDFALQASSFKEVKDHLVDIVIGERRNKDVGLLLTSELLKYVGRVDFLENLKNWEIPRFPVNGNMIGEKGVPRKQTKIALRDTLEEWKKSDYSLGSEELLDMLDVKQYQ
- the LOC125027096 gene encoding CCA tRNA nucleotidyltransferase 1, mitochondrial-like isoform X4, with the translated sequence MAQCKPPAENLQIDANQLHTMRLSEDQMAQVLSPEVRQLAQLFSTHGYELRIAGGAVRDLLMGKTPHDLDFATTATPDEMKSMFDAEGVRMINAGGEKHGTVTARLEECNFECTTLRIDVETDGRHAEVEFTKDWELDANRRDLTINAMFLGLDGTVYDFFDGSKHLSDRFVTFVGDADTRIREDYLRILRYFRFYGRIAERSDNHSAKVLESIKANAEGLAKIAGERIWVELQKIISGNHGGELLVMMAECGVGPYIGFPENFDCAGVKAVYRRCREASIPSSEVHHMTLLAAGFASEEEAIRFIARVKCSKRERDLLLHVIQHRDFALQASSFKEVKDHLVDIVIGERRNKDVGLLLTSELLKYVGRVDFLENLKNWEIPRFPVNGNMIGEKGVPRKQTKIALRDTLEEWKKSDYSLGSEELLDMLDVKQYQ
- the LOC125027096 gene encoding CCA tRNA nucleotidyltransferase 1, mitochondrial-like isoform X3, with product MLARIATREFLARKTFLHLISPSLNALVNQLHTMRLSEDQMAQVLSPEVRQLAQLFSTHGYELRIAGGAVRDLLMGKTPHDLDFATTATPDEMKSMFDAEGVRMINAGGEKHGTVTARLEECNFECTTLRIDVETDGRHAEVEFTKDWELDANRRDLTINAMFLGLDGTVYDFFDGSKHLSDRFVTFVGDADTRIREDYLRILRYFRFYGRIAERSDNHSAKVLESIKANAEGLAKIAGERIWVELQKIISGNHGGELLVMMAECGVGPYIGFPENFDCAGVKAVYRRCREASIPSSEVHHMTLLAAGFASEEEAIRFIARVKCSKRERDLLLHVIQHRDFALQASSFKEVKDHLVDIVIGERRNKDVGLLLTSELLKYVGRVDFLENLKNWEIPRFPVNGNMIGEKGVPRKQTKIALRDTLEEWKKSDYSLGSEELLDMLDVKQYQ
- the LOC125027096 gene encoding CCA tRNA nucleotidyltransferase 1, mitochondrial-like isoform X1, coding for MVCGQGSKSRKNSCLRAITVKDLANGTVQTSCREPADRCCTLFGFWSSAVFNSVARKSVCNQLHTMRLSEDQMAQVLSPEVRQLAQLFSTHGYELRIAGGAVRDLLMGKTPHDLDFATTATPDEMKSMFDAEGVRMINAGGEKHGTVTARLEECNFECTTLRIDVETDGRHAEVEFTKDWELDANRRDLTINAMFLGLDGTVYDFFDGSKHLSDRFVTFVGDADTRIREDYLRILRYFRFYGRIAERSDNHSAKVLESIKANAEGLAKIAGERIWVELQKIISGNHGGELLVMMAECGVGPYIGFPENFDCAGVKAVYRRCREASIPSSEVHHMTLLAAGFASEEEAIRFIARVKCSKRERDLLLHVIQHRDFALQASSFKEVKDHLVDIVIGERRNKDVGLLLTSELLKYVGRVDFLENLKNWEIPRFPVNGNMIGEKGVPRKQTKIALRDTLEEWKKSDYSLGSEELLDMLDVKQYQ